A section of the Campylobacter lanienae NCTC 13004 genome encodes:
- a CDS encoding type III pantothenate kinase, producing the protein MTLCDIGNTNATFFDGRKIWNLTIDEFNLYKPQEKIYYINVNDKANSKLQDPLFINIEPYIKLNSTYIGLGVDRAAACYAVNSGLIVDAGSAITLDLMANGCHIGGFIMPGITTSLSTLKNISSRLNLPLNSQIDLECLPQHTQDAISYGIIKPIVSLINEFSRGKSIYLTGGDGEFLSKFFSQAIYDRMLIFRGMQRAINENKEILC; encoded by the coding sequence ATGACTTTATGTGATATCGGCAATACAAATGCCACTTTTTTTGACGGTAGGAAAATTTGGAATTTAACCATTGATGAGTTTAATCTATATAAACCACAAGAGAAGATATACTATATAAATGTCAATGACAAGGCAAATTCAAAGCTACAAGATCCTCTATTTATCAACATTGAACCATATATTAAACTAAATAGCACATATATTGGCTTAGGTGTAGATAGAGCCGCTGCGTGCTACGCTGTCAATAGTGGGCTTATAGTCGATGCTGGAAGTGCTATTACACTTGATCTGATGGCAAATGGCTGCCATATAGGTGGATTTATTATGCCTGGTATCACAACATCACTATCAACACTTAAAAATATCTCTTCTCGCCTAAATTTGCCTTTAAATTCGCAAATTGACTTAGAGTGCTTACCGCAACACACGCAAGATGCCATTAGCTATGGGATAATCAAGCCAATAGTTAGCCTAATTAACGAATTCTCTCGTGGAAAATCCATATATCTCACCGGCGGAGATGGGGAGTTTTTATCTAAGTTTTTCTCTCAAGCTATCTATGATAGAATGCTAATATTTCGTGGTATGCAAAGAGCGATAAATGAAAACAAGGAGATTTTATGCTAA
- the lysS gene encoding lysine--tRNA ligase, producing the protein MFDNELEQTRLAKADELRQMGVSPYPHFLKRELKISEFKSEFGYIKDLPQSERKATKEVTMAGRIKLKRVAGKSTFANIEDESDNIQIYYSLASIGEEDYAKFKKNLEVGDIILVKGYAFITQTGEFSLHASHITLATKAISPLPEKFHGLTDIEIRYRQRYLDMIMNRDVRDDFLKRSIIISTIRRFFEERGFLEVETPMMHPIAGGANAKPFITHHNALGVDRYLKIAPELYLKRLIVGGMEAVFEMNRCFRNEGMDLTHNPEFTSIEFYWAWHDYFEAMDLTEELFATLLDRLNLDKVIEFDGQNIDFSKPFRRIKYLDAIVEIGGIDRDIINSKDRILAKLKEDKFEANDKLDLGHLQAELFDNYVESKLINPTFITDFPISISPLSRRSDEDPEIAQRFELFIAGRELANAFNELNDPIDQYKRFEAQIQSKDAGNDEAHEMDEDYCVALGYGMPPTVGWGLGVDRLVMLLLNKKSIRDVILFPAMKPKN; encoded by the coding sequence ATTTTTGATAATGAATTAGAGCAAACTCGTTTAGCTAAGGCTGATGAGTTAAGACAGATGGGCGTGAGTCCATATCCGCATTTTTTGAAACGAGAGTTAAAAATATCTGAATTTAAGAGTGAATTTGGCTATATAAAAGATCTGCCCCAAAGCGAGAGAAAAGCTACCAAAGAAGTTACGATGGCTGGTAGAATAAAACTAAAAAGAGTAGCTGGGAAATCAACATTTGCCAATATAGAAGATGAGAGCGATAATATCCAAATTTATTACTCATTAGCTAGTATAGGCGAGGAGGATTATGCTAAATTCAAAAAAAATCTTGAAGTTGGTGATATAATTCTTGTTAAAGGCTATGCTTTTATCACCCAAACGGGCGAATTTAGCCTACATGCAAGCCATATCACTCTTGCTACTAAGGCCATATCGCCACTACCTGAGAAATTTCACGGACTAACTGATATTGAGATTAGGTATAGACAGAGATATCTAGATATGATTATGAATAGAGATGTTAGGGATGATTTTCTTAAGCGTTCAATCATCATTAGCACTATTAGAAGGTTTTTTGAAGAGCGTGGATTTTTAGAAGTTGAGACTCCTATGATGCATCCAATAGCAGGCGGGGCTAATGCCAAGCCATTTATCACTCATCATAATGCATTAGGCGTAGATAGATATCTTAAAATCGCCCCAGAGCTTTATCTCAAAAGACTTATCGTAGGTGGTATGGAAGCGGTATTTGAGATGAATCGTTGCTTTAGAAATGAAGGGATGGATCTTACTCATAATCCTGAATTTACTAGTATTGAGTTTTATTGGGCGTGGCATGACTATTTTGAGGCTATGGATCTAACAGAAGAGCTTTTTGCTACATTGTTAGATAGATTGAATTTAGATAAAGTTATTGAATTTGATGGTCAAAATATAGACTTTTCTAAGCCTTTTAGAAGGATTAAATATCTTGATGCGATAGTTGAAATAGGGGGTATCGATAGGGATATTATAAATAGTAAAGATAGAATTTTAGCCAAATTAAAAGAGGATAAATTTGAAGCTAATGATAAGCTTGATTTAGGTCATTTACAGGCTGAGCTTTTTGATAATTATGTTGAGAGCAAGCTTATAAATCCTACATTTATTACAGATTTTCCTATCTCTATCTCACCACTTTCAAGAAGAAGTGATGAAGATCCAGAAATAGCACAGAGATTTGAGCTATTTATAGCCGGCCGTGAGCTTGCAAATGCCTTTAATGAGCTAAATGATCCAATAGATCAATATAAGAGATTTGAGGCTCAAATACAGAGTAAAGATGCCGGCAATGATGAGGCACACGAGATGGATGAGGATTATTGCGTGGCTCTTGGTTATGGTATGCCACCAACTGTTGGTTGGGGTCTTGGTGTTGATAGATTAGTAATGCTATTATTAAACAAAAAATCAATTCGTGATGTTATATTATTTCCAGCTATGAAACCAAAAAATTAA
- a CDS encoding DUF1882 domain-containing protein, with product MQRMDLSLIKMITDHYYIKRDLTVKKIEYKGRYYFDKFERVDEPLSLSIQREHEEKKIIVAHSLVNRLNKVENIVFDYNGRMPERFWHRAQLMLRDEGFINFTAYESKTPGHLHLYIHKGHTTFMEGCQIANKLSVMLSQKLPQEWRMFPTMDMPLEYNILALPYALYQKERGASWSKHM from the coding sequence ATGCAGCGTATGGATTTATCACTTATTAAGATGATTACAGATCATTACTATATCAAGCGTGATCTAACTGTGAAAAAGATTGAGTACAAGGGTAGATACTACTTCGATAAATTTGAAAGAGTAGATGAGCCGCTTAGTTTGTCTATACAAAGAGAGCACGAAGAGAAAAAGATAATCGTAGCACACTCTTTGGTAAATAGACTAAATAAAGTTGAAAATATTGTTTTTGACTATAATGGCAGAATGCCTGAACGCTTTTGGCATAGAGCTCAACTTATGCTAAGAGATGAAGGGTTTATAAATTTCACCGCTTATGAGAGTAAAACTCCGGGTCATCTACATCTATATATACATAAAGGCCACACAACCTTTATGGAAGGATGTCAAATAGCCAATAAGCTCTCAGTAATGCTATCTCAAAAGCTACCTCAAGAGTGGAGAATGTTTCCTACTATGGATATGCCATTAGAGTATAATATTTTGGCTTTACCATACGCTTTGTATCAAAAAGAGCGTGGTGCTAGTTGGTCAAAACATATGTAA
- a CDS encoding Fur family transcriptional regulator: MIENIEYDALLERFKRVLRDNGLKYTKQREVLLQTLYNNSEHFTPEQLYLYIKERHPGLNVGIATVYRSLNLLEESGMVTSISFGAQGKKFELANKPHHDHIICRQCGVIVEFEDQVIEKRQLTIAKDNGFKLTGHIMQLYGVCSECNKQKIKGI, encoded by the coding sequence ATGATAGAAAATATTGAATACGATGCTTTGCTAGAGCGTTTTAAGCGTGTATTGCGAGATAATGGGTTGAAATATACCAAGCAGCGTGAAGTGCTTCTACAAACACTATATAATAATAGCGAGCATTTTACTCCCGAGCAGTTATATCTATATATCAAAGAGCGTCATCCAGGTTTAAATGTAGGTATAGCAACTGTTTATAGAAGCTTAAATTTGCTTGAAGAATCAGGTATGGTAACATCTATTAGCTTTGGGGCTCAAGGCAAAAAATTTGAACTAGCTAACAAACCTCACCACGATCATATAATCTGTAGGCAGTGTGGGGTGATAGTCGAATTTGAAGATCAAGTGATAGAAAAACGCCAATTAACCATAGCTAAAGATAATGGCTTTAAGCTCACAGGCCACATAATGCAGCTTTATGGAGTTTGTAGTGAGTGTAATAAACAAAAAATAAAAGGAATTTAG
- a CDS encoding metallophosphoesterase, with amino-acid sequence MSPYIFIPLSTIIFFGMNLYSYWWFKNSLISKFKWILRIFFITIFIFEIAYFIAIKSAPLPQPIYQISIISIGISFMLFCTILPFHLVLYFIKKLKKNSQKIAKFILDICVILGFALYIIIGAYNANFNTIITEYNVKIKNLKNPMNLVVISDVHIGEFFQKDYMSSLVDKINLLNPDALLIVGDLVDLNSDELGDFLDPLKDVKSRFGTFMVVGNHEYYHGIEGLIDKFKSIGIKVLENESVVVADINLAGVYDMAGLKMDKFKPDFTKAMSDIDPNLPTILLTHQPRSLSYLQNSVDLAISGHTHGGQIFPFSILVWLNQKYIYGLYNITDDMKLLVSSGAGLWGPPFRVGSNSEIVYLKLLGD; translated from the coding sequence ATGAGTCCATATATATTCATCCCTTTATCTACAATAATATTTTTTGGTATGAATTTATATAGTTATTGGTGGTTTAAAAATAGCTTAATATCTAAATTTAAATGGATTTTAAGGATATTTTTCATAACTATATTTATATTTGAAATAGCCTATTTTATCGCTATTAAAAGCGCCCCGCTCCCACAGCCTATATATCAGATATCGATCATATCTATTGGCATAAGCTTTATGCTATTTTGTACTATTTTGCCTTTTCATTTGGTCTTATATTTTATTAAAAAGCTTAAAAAAAATAGCCAAAAAATAGCTAAGTTTATACTTGATATCTGTGTGATTCTTGGCTTTGCTTTATATATAATAATTGGTGCTTATAATGCCAATTTCAACACCATTATCACTGAGTATAATGTAAAAATAAAAAATCTTAAAAACCCTATGAATTTAGTCGTAATCAGCGATGTTCATATCGGCGAGTTTTTTCAAAAAGATTATATGAGCTCACTAGTAGATAAGATAAATTTATTAAATCCAGACGCCCTTTTGATAGTGGGTGATTTGGTAGATTTAAATAGTGATGAATTGGGTGATTTCTTAGATCCTTTAAAGGATGTTAAGAGCAGATTTGGCACCTTTATGGTAGTTGGAAATCACGAGTATTATCATGGAATAGAGGGCTTGATTGATAAGTTTAAATCTATTGGAATTAAAGTTTTAGAAAATGAAAGCGTTGTAGTAGCAGATATAAATTTAGCCGGCGTCTATGATATGGCTGGCCTTAAAATGGATAAATTCAAGCCAGATTTTACCAAAGCTATGAGCGATATAGATCCAAATTTACCTACAATTTTACTAACTCATCAGCCTAGATCTTTAAGCTATCTACAAAATAGCGTAGATCTAGCCATTTCAGGTCACACTCACGGCGGACAGATATTTCCATTTTCAATTTTAGTTTGGCTAAACCAAAAATATATCTATGGACTATACAATATCACTGACGATATGAAGCTACTAGTTAGCAGTGGTGCTGGACTTTGGGGGCCACCTTTTAGAGTTGGATCAAATAGCGAAATAGTATATTTAAAGCTTTTAGGAGATTAA
- a CDS encoding type IV pilus twitching motility protein PilT, translating into MGIRALLDLVLDKKASDLHLVARSTPKIRVDGELISTGSAILTSNDIEEICLPLLDEEQKIELKSAKELDFIVDTPKNGRFRANYYLTMNGELSAAFRMIPLETPTLDDICAPDIFFDLAKKQKGLILVTGATGSGKSTTLAAILNEINQNQNRHIITIEDPVEFIHTSKKSLFSHRNVGSDTNSFSRALKYALRQDPDVILVGEMRDKETMSMTIEAAQTGHLVLATLHTNSAISSIDRIIDSFGEGDQSYIRSSLSSSLIAVISQNLLPKIGGGRVALYEIMLNNIAISNLIREGKTHQIISQMQIGSSQSGMRVMANEIQKALNENIITKEIAMQFGAQNLNLMEQN; encoded by the coding sequence ATGGGCATTAGAGCTTTATTGGATTTAGTCTTAGATAAAAAGGCTAGCGATCTACATTTAGTGGCTAGGAGCACACCTAAGATTAGAGTCGATGGCGAGCTGATATCTACAGGTAGTGCTATTTTAACCTCAAATGATATAGAAGAGATCTGCTTGCCTTTGCTTGATGAAGAACAAAAGATTGAGCTAAAATCTGCTAAAGAGCTGGATTTTATAGTAGATACTCCTAAAAATGGAAGATTTCGTGCTAACTATTATCTCACTATGAATGGCGAGCTTTCGGCTGCTTTTCGTATGATACCGCTTGAGACGCCTACGCTAGATGATATATGTGCTCCAGATATATTTTTTGATCTTGCTAAAAAACAAAAAGGGTTGATATTAGTAACAGGTGCTACTGGAAGTGGTAAAAGCACGACTTTAGCAGCTATCTTAAATGAGATAAATCAAAATCAAAATAGACATATCATAACTATTGAAGATCCGGTGGAATTTATCCACACAAGCAAAAAATCTCTATTTTCACATAGAAATGTTGGAAGCGATACAAACTCATTTTCAAGAGCGTTAAAATACGCCCTAAGGCAAGATCCCGATGTTATTTTAGTTGGTGAAATGAGAGACAAAGAGACTATGTCTATGACGATTGAAGCGGCTCAAACTGGCCATTTGGTGCTTGCGACCTTGCACACAAATTCGGCTATAAGCTCTATAGATAGGATTATAGATAGCTTTGGAGAGGGTGATCAATCATATATTAGAAGCTCTTTATCTTCATCGCTCATAGCGGTGATATCGCAAAATTTATTACCAAAAATTGGTGGCGGTAGGGTGGCTCTTTATGAAATTATGTTAAATAATATAGCAATATCAAATTTGATAAGAGAGGGCAAAACTCATCAAATCATCTCTCAAATGCAAATTGGTAGCTCTCAAAGTGGTATGAGAGTGATGGCAAATGAAATTCAAAAAGCACTAAATGAAAATATCATCACAAAAGAGATTGCGATGCAATTTGGTGCCCAAAATTTAAATTTAATGGAGCAAAATTAA
- a CDS encoding CvpA family protein, with amino-acid sequence MDFITWFDIIVIAVVVILGIKGVINGLIKEIFGLIGIIGGVIVASRNANLVGEQISLYLYQLSDSAEFFFGFLLTLIIFWFVCLLLGNLLSKMLKMSGLGFVDRLLGFFVGAAKIFLVLAILFAIVSKISVLNQKISPYFQGSKVYPILLAAGEFIMAMDMSGIQKSVDNTQEIVPEILDDNQTIEQNLTKVEE; translated from the coding sequence ATGGATTTTATTACTTGGTTTGATATTATTGTGATAGCTGTTGTGGTTATTTTAGGTATTAAGGGTGTTATCAATGGACTTATCAAAGAGATATTTGGATTGATTGGTATCATCGGCGGGGTGATTGTAGCTAGTAGAAATGCGAATTTAGTAGGAGAGCAAATCAGCCTTTATCTATATCAGCTTAGCGATTCAGCGGAGTTTTTCTTTGGATTTTTACTTACATTAATTATATTTTGGTTTGTATGTTTGCTTCTTGGTAATCTTTTGTCTAAAATGTTAAAAATGAGTGGGCTTGGATTTGTAGATAGATTGCTAGGATTTTTTGTAGGAGCTGCTAAGATATTTTTAGTTCTTGCGATTTTGTTTGCTATTGTCTCTAAAATTTCAGTATTAAATCAAAAAATATCACCATATTTTCAAGGCAGTAAGGTCTATCCGATCCTTTTAGCTGCTGGGGAATTCATAATGGCTATGGATATGAGTGGAATTCAAAAAAGCGTGGATAACACGCAAGAGATTGTGCCTGAAATTTTAGATGATAATCAAACTATTGAACAAAATTTAACCAAGGTGGAAGAATGA
- a CDS encoding phosphatidylserine decarboxylase yields the protein MDYNKFSNYFGLIAHYKFPKLLQNAINNWYVKKFQIDMSEFNPIGSYDSLNALFTRGLNSPRALGDGFVSPSDGLCFECQKGDNLKAYSIKSKSYSVDELLGKSLEKGELDGEFDYLNIYLSPRDYHHYHAPCDMEIISLNYTPGTLFSVAKSALLKHDNLYARNERVVLKARLANDKLIWMVFVGALNVGKMKFDFEPRVSTNSNLSPAFYNYNNLSLKKGEHIGNFELGSTIVIISQNGAINYQIKRDMTLKQAQSIAQIIG from the coding sequence ATGGATTATAATAAATTTTCAAACTACTTTGGCCTAATAGCACACTATAAATTCCCAAAATTACTTCAAAATGCTATAAATAACTGGTATGTTAAAAAATTTCAAATAGATATGAGTGAGTTTAATCCAATTGGTAGCTATGATAGCTTAAACGCCCTATTTACAAGAGGGTTAAACTCTCCAAGAGCACTTGGTGATGGATTTGTTTCACCAAGTGATGGATTGTGCTTTGAGTGTCAAAAAGGTGATAATCTAAAAGCTTATAGCATCAAATCCAAAAGCTATAGCGTAGATGAGCTACTAGGTAAATCTCTTGAAAAAGGCGAGTTAGATGGTGAGTTTGACTATCTAAATATCTATCTATCACCACGAGATTACCATCACTATCACGCACCTTGCGATATGGAAATTATAAGTCTAAACTACACCCCTGGAACGCTTTTTAGCGTAGCTAAAAGCGCCCTTTTAAAGCATGATAATCTATACGCTAGAAATGAAAGAGTGGTATTAAAAGCAAGATTAGCTAATGATAAATTAATCTGGATGGTATTTGTAGGCGCTTTAAATGTAGGAAAGATGAAATTTGATTTTGAACCAAGAGTTAGCACCAATTCAAATTTATCTCCCGCTTTTTATAATTACAATAATTTAAGCTTAAAAAAAGGCGAACACATAGGCAATTTTGAGCTAGGCTCAACCATTGTTATAATCAGTCAAAATGGTGCTATAAACTACCAAATAAAAAGAGATATGACTCTAAAACAAGCCCAAAGCATAGCCCAAATAATAGGCTAA
- a CDS encoding serine hydroxymethyltransferase has translation MNLENFDKDIYDLLNSELKRQCDHLEMIASENFTYPEVMEVMGSILTNKYAEGYPGKRYYGGCEFVDEIEQIAIDRCKKLFGCEFANVQPNSGSQANQGVYGAFLKPGDKILGMDLSHGGHLTHGAKVSSSGKYYESFFYGVELDGRINYDKVADIANIVKPRMIVCGASAYTREIDFKRFREIADSVGAYLFADVAHIAGLVVAGEHAHPFPHCHVVSSTTHKTLRGPRGGIIMTNDEEFAKKINSSIFPGIQGGPLMHVIAGKAVGFKHNLSDEWKVYAKQVKANAKKLGEVLISRGYNLVSGGTDNHLVLVSFLDKDFSGKDADIALGNAGITVNKNTVPGEIRSPFITSGIRVGSPALTARGMKEGEFELIANRIADVLDDINNLDKQRKIAAELKELANQFIIYDKATF, from the coding sequence ATGAATTTAGAAAATTTTGATAAAGATATTTATGATCTTTTAAATAGTGAGCTTAAGCGTCAATGCGATCATTTGGAGATGATTGCTAGTGAGAATTTCACATATCCTGAAGTTATGGAAGTTATGGGTTCTATTTTGACTAATAAATATGCCGAAGGGTATCCTGGTAAGAGATATTATGGTGGTTGTGAATTTGTAGATGAGATAGAGCAGATTGCTATTGATAGATGCAAAAAGCTCTTTGGTTGTGAATTTGCTAATGTTCAGCCAAATAGCGGTAGCCAAGCAAATCAAGGTGTTTATGGTGCCTTTCTAAAGCCAGGTGATAAAATTTTAGGTATGGATTTAAGCCATGGTGGCCACTTAACTCATGGTGCTAAGGTTTCAAGCTCTGGTAAGTATTATGAGAGTTTCTTTTATGGTGTTGAGCTAGATGGTAGAATCAACTATGATAAGGTAGCCGATATTGCAAATATTGTTAAACCAAGGATGATAGTTTGCGGTGCGAGCGCCTATACTAGAGAGATAGATTTTAAGCGATTTAGAGAGATTGCTGATAGTGTAGGTGCGTATCTATTTGCTGATGTGGCGCACATAGCTGGGTTAGTTGTAGCTGGCGAGCATGCTCATCCATTTCCACATTGCCATGTAGTAAGCTCCACAACACACAAAACTCTAAGAGGCCCAAGAGGTGGTATCATCATGACAAACGATGAGGAATTTGCTAAAAAGATCAATAGCTCTATATTCCCAGGAATTCAAGGTGGGCCATTAATGCATGTTATAGCTGGCAAGGCTGTAGGCTTTAAGCATAATTTAAGCGATGAGTGGAAAGTATATGCCAAACAAGTCAAAGCAAATGCCAAAAAACTTGGTGAAGTTTTAATTAGCCGTGGATATAATCTAGTTAGTGGTGGGACAGATAATCATCTTGTTTTGGTTAGCTTTTTAGATAAAGATTTTAGCGGTAAAGATGCTGATATCGCTCTTGGCAATGCCGGAATCACAGTCAATAAAAACACAGTCCCAGGCGAAATTAGAAGTCCATTTATAACAAGCGGTATTAGGGTAGGTAGCCCAGCACTTACAGCAAGGGGTATGAAAGAGGGCGAATTTGAGTTGATAGCAAATCGCATTGCCGATGTATTAGATGATATAAATAATCTTGATAAACAACGCAAAATTGCAGCTGAATTAAAAGAGTTGGCTAATCAATTTATTATATATGATAAGGCGACATTCTAA
- the hisG gene encoding ATP phosphoribosyltransferase, protein MLSVALPKGRIAEQTLEIFSKIFGSEFKFEDRKLIMTKGEFKFLMVRNQDIPTYITEGAADIGVVGLDVLEEHRCDVLRLLDLGLGKCRVCIGIRENQELDYTKPELKIATKMPNITKSYFDQKAIAVKIIKLYGSIELAPIVGLSDAIVDIVETGTTMKQNGLKVAQEIMHSSAHLIANKNSFITKRDEILSLYHQINSVI, encoded by the coding sequence ATGCTAAGTGTAGCATTACCAAAGGGTAGAATTGCTGAGCAGACTTTAGAAATTTTTAGCAAAATTTTTGGAAGTGAGTTTAAATTTGAAGATAGAAAACTCATTATGACAAAGGGTGAATTTAAATTTCTAATGGTGCGAAATCAAGATATCCCAACTTATATCACCGAAGGAGCTGCTGATATCGGTGTAGTCGGACTTGATGTATTAGAAGAACATAGATGCGATGTGCTTAGGCTACTTGATCTTGGGCTTGGGAAGTGTAGAGTATGTATCGGAATTAGAGAAAATCAAGAGCTAGATTACACAAAACCAGAGCTAAAAATCGCAACCAAAATGCCAAATATAACCAAAAGCTATTTTGACCAAAAAGCAATTGCGGTTAAAATCATCAAGCTATATGGCTCTATTGAGTTAGCGCCAATTGTAGGGCTTAGCGATGCGATAGTAGATATAGTAGAGACAGGAACTACAATGAAACAAAATGGCCTAAAAGTCGCCCAAGAGATAATGCACAGTAGCGCTCATCTAATCGCTAACAAAAATAGCTTTATCACAAAAAGAGATGAAATTCTCTCACTATATCATCAGATAAATAGCGTTATCTAA
- a CDS encoding L-seryl-tRNA selenium transferase — translation MNFKISILSILTIFILAGCSTKREYYEPEFISKNMSFDSSLSSSIDQSSKYGAVLKDGSILLKNGKIVELDLSKNDNFLGEYQNKLLISSIDGKFRVLVDQDEYYTTKFDARIVSASISDNYLATLSANNTIYLIDMISDELLLEYNISPAYAIDVKMANPVFLNSIIVYPTLDGKIMIVDRANGRILRDAIVSSEPFFNNIIFLDLIGDKMFAASATKLMAISPQGVKHYDGQIKDVLLYSGKIYLFLKDGMVEILDLELNKLGNRNFKFAIFSGVIPKNDKLYIIEKTGYMFVTDLNLDNLEIIELDSKIDNKSFMGLEAFYYDNEILELK, via the coding sequence ATGAATTTTAAAATATCTATTTTATCAATTTTAACTATATTTATACTTGCTGGTTGCTCTACTAAAAGGGAGTATTATGAACCTGAGTTTATATCTAAAAATATGAGTTTTGATAGCTCTTTAAGCTCTTCTATAGACCAATCTAGCAAATATGGTGCCGTATTAAAAGATGGTAGCATACTGCTTAAAAATGGTAAAATTGTAGAGTTGGATTTAAGCAAAAATGATAATTTTCTTGGTGAGTATCAAAATAAATTATTAATATCTAGCATAGATGGCAAATTTAGAGTTTTAGTAGATCAAGATGAGTATTACACAACCAAATTTGATGCTCGCATAGTCTCAGCCTCTATCAGCGATAACTATCTTGCAACACTTAGCGCTAATAACACTATATATCTAATCGATATGATAAGCGATGAATTGCTCTTAGAGTATAATATCTCACCAGCTTATGCTATAGATGTTAAGATGGCAAATCCAGTATTTTTAAACTCCATTATAGTATATCCAACACTAGATGGAAAGATTATGATAGTAGATAGAGCTAATGGGCGTATTTTAAGGGATGCTATAGTTAGCAGTGAGCCGTTTTTTAACAATATAATATTTCTTGATCTAATTGGTGATAAAATGTTTGCAGCGAGTGCTACAAAGCTAATGGCGATCTCACCACAAGGGGTAAAACACTACGATGGGCAGATTAAAGATGTGTTACTTTACTCTGGTAAAATTTATCTATTTTTAAAAGATGGTATGGTTGAAATTTTGGATTTAGAGTTAAACAAACTTGGCAATAGAAATTTCAAATTTGCTATATTTTCAGGAGTTATCCCAAAAAATGATAAACTATATATAATTGAAAAAACTGGATATATGTTTGTTACTGATCTGAATTTAGATAATCTTGAGATTATAGAGCTTGATTCTAAGATTGATAACAAAAGTTTTATGGGTTTAGAGGCCTTTTATTATGATAATGAGATATTAGAATTAAAATAA
- the gatC gene encoding Asp-tRNA(Asn)/Glu-tRNA(Gln) amidotransferase subunit GatC encodes MYIDDKMLEKLEKLSALKIPDDKREEFKEQLSKIVDFVEVLNELNLDNLEATISPVSGGTLLRDDEPVKSDVIDIILENAPQKQGRSFEVPKIIE; translated from the coding sequence ATGTATATTGATGATAAAATGCTTGAAAAATTAGAGAAATTAAGCGCATTAAAAATCCCTGATGATAAGCGAGAAGAGTTTAAAGAGCAACTTAGCAAAATTGTAGATTTTGTCGAGGTTTTAAATGAGTTAAATTTGGATAATTTAGAAGCAACTATAAGTCCTGTGAGCGGTGGAACCTTGCTTCGTGATGATGAACCTGTAAAAAGCGATGTTATAGATATAATTTTAGAAAATGCCCCACAAAAACAGGGTAGAAGCTTTGAAGTGCCAAAGATAATTGAGTAG